The following are encoded together in the Synchiropus splendidus isolate RoL2022-P1 chromosome 7, RoL_Sspl_1.0, whole genome shotgun sequence genome:
- the LOC128762132 gene encoding ankyrin-1-like isoform X4, which yields MAQAAKHLRKNKDLEALAEQERKEKEEEKFKKRSRSRDKKRKANAVHRWLIDQDSSVSSEMPDGQGVWHYDDEADAGNSFLRAARSGNLDKALEHIKNGIDINTANQNGLNGLHLASKEGHVKMVLELLHNGIVLETTTKKGNTALHIAALAGQEQVVTELVNYGANVNAQLQKGFTPLYMAAQENHLEVVKFLLENGANQSIPTEDGFTPLAVALQQGHENVVALLINYGTKGKVRLPALHIAARNDDTRTAAVLLQNDPNPDVLSKTGFTPLHIAAHYENLNVAQLLLNRGANVNFTPKNGITPLHIAARRGNVIMVRLLLDRGAQIDAKTKDELTPLHCAARNGHVRIIEILLDHGAPIQAKTKNGLSPIHMAAQGDHMDCVKQLLQYNAEIDDITLDHLTPLHVAAHCGHHRMAKVLLDKGAKPNSRALNGFTPLHIACKKNHLRVMDLLLKHSASLEAVTESGLTPLHVASFMGHLNIVKILLQKGASPSASNVKVETPLHMASRAGHLEVAEFLLQNAAPVDAKAKDDQTPLHCAARMGHQELVKLLLEHKAKPNSATTAGHTPLHIAAREGHVHTVRILLDMEAQQTKMTKKGFTPLHVASKYGKVDVAELLLERGANPNAAGKNGLTPLHVAVHHNNLDVVNLLVSKGGSPHSAARNGYTALHIASKQNQVEVADSLLQHGASANAESLQGVTPLHLASQEGRPDMVTLLISQQANVNLGNKSGLTPLHLVAQEGHVGIADILVKQGASVYAATRMGYTPLHVACHYGNIKMVKFLLQQQANVNSKTRLGYTPLHQAAQQGHTDIVTLLLKHGAQPNETTTNGTSALAIAKRLGYISVIDVLKLVTEENVAMTTTEKHRMSFPETVDEILDVSEDEGEELLGTEGARYMKMDDMKDHDDDFLSPKKSLEYERGLGTANYSPAIPRIPRVSPETVLLKDQEMEQQHTPLPLPKEYDEDSLIPSSPATETSDNVSPVASPIHTGSDESCRSGRGPVDGKPTSPCLHRFLVSFMVDARGGSMRGSRHNGLRVIIPPRTCAAPTRITCRLVKPQKLSSPPPLVEGEGLASRIISLGPASMQFLGPVIVEIPHFAALGRGDRELVVLRSENGSVWKEHRNRYGDEVLETILNGMDEDLESQEELGKKRIRRIISTDFPLYFAVVSRVQQESDLIGPEGGALSSKLVPMVQATFPETAVTKRVRLGLQAQPVPDELVAKLLGNQANFSPVVTVEPRRRKFHRPIGLRIPLPPSWRESPRDSGEGDTTSLRLLCSVIGGTASAQWEDITGTTKLIYSNQCASFTTNVSARFWLADCPRTAEAVSFANLLYRELSAVPYMAKFVVFAKMNELREGRLRCYCMTDDKMDKTLEQHENFTEVARSRDIEVMEGMPLHLECSGNLLPVRKATQQPRCFSFQAFRDNRLPVSVKVPSSRSSHLPPHAFTHPALSQVRDSSKESAGFLSFLRKSTKYEDNQHVLCNLNISMPPCIKIIGSEDRRRTLTPLALRERYSALNEPAMASLSAMERTELKMAVIAEQLGLSWAELARELQLSVDDINKIRVENPNSLLEQSSALLNLWATREGKRAKMESLYAALKSIDRMDIVHMLEGQPTRAGSRDLSRRRRDRERLSPGLTNGYGLAQDELLSPASMQYSLPSPLGAEPYWQEVSSLDCAPIATTEEDTLMEMSDVQVWPSGHSPSLVPVEDSSLECSNADDSEGLLGLPYGSLGRPASAGGAVLSGSTELPEDDSEMGVDSLSTATPASLGGTIAGISLNGANNGQGSEASSEASAVANTTGVDGAGGGGWRGTGSEDGLSLVAGQHRVYARLSESPALSCVPDPSADRSSNGGSGTGRESGSFLSYLQEQTGPGWSPVTNAQAWVAHQPTDAVMSSVCNAVDHGQEGLLQPVRDMGHSEILRGHFRGTQPFEKGLGFPHRAPDLNAWDDQGDEAEDLPGEQVSEEQFTDEHGNIVTKKIVRKVVRRGKGSGEEGLQEVSMETSLQDELEGDAEQFMSYAILGRESSKPDCVEVKKGAQIVKCASLRRVKQ from the exons GCAGATGCTGGCAACAGCTTCCTCCGAGCAGCCCGCTCTGGCAACCTGGACAAGGCTCTGGAGCACATTAAGAACGGCATTGATATCAACACGGCCAATCAG AATGGGCTCAACGGGCTTCACCTGGCCTCCAAAGAAGGCCACGTCAAAATGGTCCTGGAGCTGCTCCACAATGGGATCGTGCTGGAGACCACCACCAAG AAAGGAAACACTGCCCTGCACATCGCAGCCCTGGCAGGTCAGGAGCAGGTGGTCACCGAGCTGGTGAACTACGGGGCCAACGTCAACGCTCAGTTGCAG AAAGGCTTCACTCCGCTCTACATGGCTGCACAAGAAAACCATCTAGAGGTTGTGAAGTTTCTCCTGGAGAACGGAGCCAATCAGAGCATTCCAACTGAG GACGGCTTCACTCCTTTGGCCGTGGCTCTCCAGCAGGGCCATGAAAACGTCGTCGCCCTGCTCATCAACTACGGCACCAAAGGCAAGGTCCGTCTCCCCGCTCTGCACATCGCGGCTCGCAACGACGACACGCGCACGGCTGCCGTGCTCCTGCAGAACGACCCCAACCCGGACGTGCTCAGCAAG ACTGGCTTCACGCCTCTGCACATTGCTGCACATTATGAAAATTTGAACGTGGCTCAGCTGCTCCTCAACCGAGGCGCGAACGTCAACTTCACCCCAAAG AACGGCATCACTCCTCTGCACATTGCAGCCAGGAGAGGGAATGTCATCATGGTGCGGCTGCTTTTGGACAGGGGCGCACAGATAGATGCCAAAACCAAG GACGAACTCACCCCTCTGCATTGTGCGGCAAGAAACGGCCACGTCAGGATCATCGAGATCCTCCTTGATCACGGTGCCCCGATACAGGCGAAGACCAAG AACGGCCTGTCGCCGATCCACATGGCGGCACAAGGCGACCACATGGACTGTGTCAAGCAGCTGTTGCAGTACAACGCGGAGATCGATGACATCACGCTGGACCACCTCACACCTCTGCATGTTGCCGCCCACTGCGGCCACCACCGCATGGCCAAAGTCCTGCTGGATAAAGGAGCGAAGCCCAACTCCCGGGCGCTG AACGGTTTCACCCCCTTACACATCGCTTGCAAAAAGAACCACCTGCGTGTGATGGATCTGCTGCTCAAACATTCCGCCTCGCTGGAGGCCGTGACGGAG TCTGGCCTGACCCCGCTGCATGTGGCCTCCTTCATGGGTCACCTCAACATTGTCAAGATCCTGCTCCAGAAGGGGGCTTCACCCAGTGCGTCTAATGTG AAAGTGGAAACGCCGCTTCACATGGCGTCGAGGGCGGGACACTTGGAGGTGGCCGAGTTTCTGCTGCAGAATGCGGCACCAGTAGACGCCAAGGCCAAG GACGACCAGACTCCCCTGCACTGCGCCGCACGAATGGGTCACCAAGAGCTGGTGAAGCTCCTCCTGGAGCACAAGGCCAAGCCGAACTCCGCCACCACAGCCGGTCACACTCCTCTCCACATCGCAGCCCGCGAAGGCCACGTGCACACAGTGCGGATCCTGCTGGACATGGAGGCCCAGCAAACAAAGATGACCAAG AAGGGCTTCACGCCGCTCCACGTGGCCTCCAAGTATGGAAAGGTGGACGTCGCCGAGCTCTTGCTGGAGCGAGGGGCAAACCCCAACGCTGCTGGGAAG AACGGTCTGACTCCGCTGCACGTGGCTGTGCATCACAACAACCTGGACGTGGTCAACCTGCTGGTCAGCAAGGGCGGCTCGCCGCACAGTGCCGCCAGG AACGGCTACACTGCCCTGCACATCGCGTCAAAGCAGAACCAGGTGGAGGTGGCCGACAGTCTTCTGCAACACGGAGCTTCGGCCAACGCGGAGTCTCTCCAGGGCGTCACACCGCTGCACCTGGCCTCACAGGAGGGCAGGCCTGACATGGTCACCCTGCTCATCTCCCAACAGGCCAACGTCAACCTTGGCAACAAG AGTGGACTGACTCCGCTCCACCTGGTGGCGCAGGAAGGTCACGTTGGGATCGCCGATATACTGGTGAAGCAGGGAGCATCGGTCTACGCAGCCACACGA ATGGGATACACTCCTCTACATGTCGCTTGTCACTACGGAAACATCAAGATGGTGAAAttcctccttcagcagcaaGCCAACGTCAACAGCAAGACACGA ctgggcTACACTCCTCTGCACCAGGCGGCCCAGCAGGGACACACCGACATCGTGACTCTGCTGCTGAAGCATGGCGCCCAGCCCAATGAGACCACCACG AATGGCACCTCAGCACTGGCCATCGCCAAGAGACTGGGCTACATCTCTGTGATCGACGTCCTGAAGCTGGTCACTGAAGAGAACGTCGCCATG ACCACCACAGAGAAGCACCGCATGAGCTTCCCCGAGACAGTGGACGAGATCCTCGATGTGTCGGAGGACGAAG GAGAGGAGCTCCTGGGGACAGAAGGGGCCAGGTACATGAAGATGGATGACATGAAAGACCATGATGACGATTTCCTCTCCCCCAAGAAATCACTGGAGTACGAGAGGGGGCTGGGCACAGC AAATTACTCGCCAGCCATTCCCAGGATTCCTCGTGTCTCCCCGGAGACGGTCCTCCTGAAAGACCAGGAGATGGAGCAG CAGCACACTCCGCTCCCACTGCCCAAAGAGTACGACGAGGACTCGCTGATTCCCAGCAGCCCTGCCACCGAGACCTCAGACAACGTCAGCCCGGTGGCCAGTCCCATTCACACCGGGTCAGATGAAAGCTGCCGCTCCGGCAGGGGCCCCGTTGATGGGAAGCCAACCTCTCCGTGTCTGCACAGGTTCCTGGTCAGCTTCATGGTGGACGCCCGTGGCGGCTCCATGCGAGGGAGCAGGCACAACGGCCTGAGAGTCATCATCCCACCCAGGACCTGCGCGGCCCCCACACGCATCACCTGCCGCCTGGTGAAGCCCCAGAAGCTGAGCAGCCCTCCTCCTCTGGTGGAGGGGGAAGGTCTGGCCAGCAGGATCATCTCTCTGGGCCCAGCCAGCATGCAGTTCCTGGG GCCAGTGATTGTGGAGATCCCTCACTTCGCCGCTCTGGGTCGGGGCGACCGAGAACTGGTGGTGCTGAGAAGTGAGAATGGCTCGGTCTGGAAGGAGCATCGGAACCGCTACGGCGACGAGGTTCTGGAGACCATCCTCAACGGGATGGACGAGG ACTTAGAAAGTCAAGAGGAGCTTGGAAAGAAGAGGATCCGGCGCATCATCTCCACAGACTTCCCTCTTTATTTTGCTGTGGTGTCAAGGGTGCAGCAGGAGAGCGACCTCATCGGCCCTGAGGGGGGCGCACTCAGCAGTAAACTGGTGCCAATGGTCCAGGCCACCTTCCCTGAGACAGCAGTCACCAAACGTGTCCGTCTGGGGCTGCAG GCTCAGCCCGTTCCAGACGAGCTGGTTGCAAAGCTGTTGGGGAACCAGGCCAACTTCAGCCCGGTGGTGACAGTGGAGCCCCGGCGCCGCAAGTTCCACCGTCCCATCGGCCTGCGCATACCTCTGCCCCCGTCCTGGAGGGAGAGTCCCCGCGACTCAGGGGAGGGCGACACCACCAGCCTGCGCCTGCTGTGCTCTGTCATCG GTGGCACAGCTTCGGCCCAGTGGGAAGACATCACTGGCACCACCAAACTCATCTATTCCAACCAGTGCGCCAGCTTCACCACCAACGTGTCGGCCCG CTTCTGGCTGGCCGACTGCCCGCGCACCGCCGAGGCCGTCTCCTTCGCCAACCTGCTCTACAGGGAGCTCTCGGCGGTGCCGTACATGGCCAAGTTCGTGGTGTTCGCCAAGATGAACGAGCTGCGCGAGGGCCGGCTGCGCTGCTACTGCATGACGGACGACAAGATGGACAAGACCCTGGAACAGCACGAGAACTTCACCGAAGTGGCTCGCAGCCGCGATATCGAG GTGATGGAGGGGATGCCGCTCCACCTGGAGTGTTCCGGGAACCTCCTCCCCGTGCGGAAGGCCACGCAGCAGCCACGCTGCTTCAGCTTCCAGGCCTTCAGAGATAACCGACTTCCGGTCTCTGTCAAGGTACCGTCCTCGCGCTCCTCTCATCTCCCACCGCACGCCTTCACCCACCCGGCCCTCTCCCAGGTGAGAGACAGCAGTAAAGAATCGGCCGGGTTCCTGTCCTTCCTGCGCAAATCCACCAAGTATGAAGACAACCAGCATGTTCTGTGTAACCTCAACATCAGCATGCCTCCGTGCATCAAG ATCATCGGAAGTGAAGACAGGCGGCGAACTTTAACCCCTTTGGCACTCAGAGAAAGATACAGTGCACTGAATGAACCTGCAATGG CTTCCTTAAGTGCCATGGAAAGGACCGAGCTCAAGATGGCCGTCATCGCAGAGCAGCTGGGCCTGAGTTGGGCTG AGCTGGCCCGGGAGCTCCAGCTCAGCGTGGACGACATCAACAAGATCCGTGTGGAGAACCCCAACTCGCTGCTGGAACAGAGCTCCGCGCTGCTCAACCTGTGGGCCACACGGGAAGGCAAGAGGGCCAAAA TGGAAAGTTTATACGCGGCTCTGAAGAGCATCGACCGGATGGATATCGTCCACATGCTGGAGGGTCAGCCCACCAGAGCCGGCTCTCGTGACCTGAGCCGACGGCGCCGTGACAGAGAACGCCTCTCTCCAGGTCTCACCAATG GTTATGGGCTCGCCCAGGATGAGCTTCTCTCCCCGGCCTCCATGCAGTATAGCCTGCCCTCCCCCCTGGGCGCTGAGCCCTACTGGCAGGAGGTTTCCAGCCTGGACTGTGCGCCCATTGCCACCACAGAGGAGGACACCCTTATGGAGATGTCTGACGTGCAGGTGTGGCCCTCAGGCCACAGCCCGTCCTTGGTGCCGGTGGAGGACTCCTCGCTGGAGTGCAGCAATGCGGACGATTCAGAGGGTCTGCTGGGGCTGCCTTACGGGAGTCTGGGCCGGCCGGCCAGCGCCGGCGGTGCGGTGCTCAGTGGATCCACTGAGCTGCCCGAGGATGACTCCGAGATGGGGGTGGACTCACTCAGCACAGCCACCCCGGCCTCGCTGGGCGGCACCATTGCTGGGATCAGTCTGAACGGTGCCAACAACGGTCAGGGGTCGGAGGCCAGTTCCGAAGCATCAGCAGTCGCCAACACGACTGGTGTGgacggagctggaggaggaggatggagagggaCGGGCTCAGAGGACGGCCTTTCTCTTGTTGCAGGACAGCACAGGGTGTACGCCCGCTTGAGTGAGTCGCCCGCTCTCAGCTGCGTTCCAGATCCAAGCGCAGACAG GTCGTCCAATGGTGGAAGTGGGACGGGGAGGGAGAGTGGCTCTTTCCTCTCATACCTGCAGGAGCAGAcggggcccgggtggagcccgGTCACCAACGCTCAGGCCTGGGTGGCCCATCAGCCTACGGACGCTGTGATGTCATCCGTGTGCAACGCAGTGGACCACGGCCAGGAGGGCTTGCTTCAGCCGGTGAGGGACATGGGACACTCGGAAATCCTGCGCGGCCACTTCCGTGGGACGCAGCCATTTGAGAAGGGTCTGGGCTTCCCGCACAGAGCGCCGGATCTGAACGCCTGGGATGATCAG GGAGATGAAGCTGAAGACCTTCCAGGAGAACAAGTCAGCGAGGAGCAGTTTACAGACGAACATGGAAACATTGTCACCAAAAAG ATCGTCCGGAAGGTGGTGCGGAGAGGGAAGGGCTCCGGTGAAGAGGGGCTCCAGGAGGTGAGCATGGAGACGTCTCTGCAGGACGAGCTGGAGGGGGACGCCGAGCAGTTCATGAGCTACGCCATCCTGGGCCGGGAGAGCAGCAAG CCCGACtgtgtggaggtgaagaagggtGCTCAGATAGTGAAATGTGCCAGTCTGCGGCGAGTTAAGCAGTGA